In the genome of Phaeodactylum tricornutum CCAP 1055/1 chromosome 18, whole genome shotgun sequence, one region contains:
- a CDS encoding predicted protein — MSPKEEEKQEEPVDAPAVTEQQRKTDDDYMETVDVENGEDEMEDEIDTKKVHMRVSPDAPWKERMWEVFTTFWPLGLIAFGGPQAHVAILRDHLVEQRDWLDEEAFTELFAIGQGLPGPTSTQLVISTALSRAGPLGGLLAFFLWNLPGLIILTLCGALIDAFVDPNSPPWYLIGLPPAAISLVFKAFYGFAIKLDSLGIILALCSCLVAIVLNNDDDIDPASSQWVFPTTLALGGLVTYLDSKREKPFATYASPGKGWDKDSDETMKRIGIPLWVGALIFLLWLGILILVIILVDVAEVDNVYLKIFETMYRIGSIIFGGGQVVLPMLQDEVVPGWMTKDQFLQGLGLAQSMPGPLFNFSAYLGAVYKGVPGALVAYVGLFGPGVILIFGMVPFWARLRHNDTFKAVLKGVNATAIGLVGAACVTLWESAISGAADAMVFSIALTMAVAFSIQAPFCILAGGIIGAIMHPDALDLGQQPYCVDQGFAFPAEL, encoded by the exons ATGAGTCccaaggaagaggaaaagcAAGAAGAGCCTGTGGATGCCCCTGCAGTGACGGAGCAACAGCGAAAGACAGACGACGACTACATGGAAACGGTGGATGTCGAAAACGGCGAAGACGAGATGGAAGACGAAATCGATACGAAAAAGGTTCACATGAGGGTTTCTCCGGACGCACCCTGGAAGGAACGCATGTGGGAAGTCTTTACTACCTTTTGGCCATTGGGATTGATCGCTTTCGGGGGACCCCAGGCGCACGTGGCGATTCTTCGTGATCATTTAGTTGAACAGCGCGATTGgttggacgaagaagcctttaCGGAACTCTTCGCAATTGGACAG GGTCTACCAGGTCCAACCTCCACGCAACTCGTTATTTCGACAGCACTCAGTCGAGCAGGACCTCTGGGCGGCCTCCTGGCATTCTTCCTCTGGAATTTGCCCGGATTGATTATTTTGACTTTGTGCGGAGCCTTGATTGATGCATTTGTCGATCCTAATTCTCCACCCTGGTATTTGATAGGTCTACCGCCCGCCGCGATCTCCCTAGTCTTCAAGGCCTTTTATGGCTTTGCCATTAAACTCGATTCGCTAGGTATCATCCTGGCACTTTGTAGTTGTCTCGTGGCTATTGTGCtcaacaatgacgacgacattgatcCGGCCAGTTCGCAGTGGGTCTTTCCCACGACATTGGCTTTAGGAGGTCTCGTTACCTACCTCGATTCCAAGCGAGAAAAACCCTTTGCTACGTACGCCAGTCCTGGTAAAGGATGGGACAAGGATTCCGACGAAACTATGAAAC GCATTGGCATTCCGCTATGGGTTGGTGCCTTGATCTTTCTTTTATGGTTGGGCATTTTGATCCTCGTTATTATTCTCGTGGATGTGGCCGAAGTCGACAATGTCTATCTCAAGATATTCGAAACCATGTACCGTATCGGTTCTATCATTTTTGGTGGAGGCCAAGTCGTCTTGCCTATGCTTCAGGATGAAGTTGTCCCGGGATGGATGACCAA GGATCAATTCTTGCAAGGTCTCGGACTCGCGCAATCCATGCCTGGTCCGCTATTCAACTTTTCAGCCTACCTCGGCGCCGTCTACAAGGGCGTTCCTGGAGCATTGGTTGCCTACGTTGGCTTATTTGGACCAGGAGTGATTCTTATTTTTGGAATGGTTCCGTTCTGGGCCCGTCTCCGTCACAACGACACGTTCAAGGCAGTTTTGAAAGGAGTCAACGCAACGGCCATTGGTTTGGTCGGTGCCGCCTGCGTGACGCTTTGGGAGTCGGCCATTTCAGGTGCTGCCGATGCCATGGTCTTCTCGATCGCGCTCACGATGGCGGTCGCCTTTAGTATTCAAGCCCCCTTTTGTATATTGGCTGGCGGTATCATTGGTGCCATCATGCATCCTGATGCCCTCGATTTGGGGCAACAGCCGTACTGCGTCGATCAGGGATTTGCGTTTCCGGCGGAATTGTAG